In Prunus dulcis chromosome 2, ALMONDv2, whole genome shotgun sequence, a single genomic region encodes these proteins:
- the LOC117619748 gene encoding uncharacterized calcium-binding protein At1g02270, giving the protein MTKMKSRVSRIGSYAIASSKRDGHHQQPCITCTTFNILAPIYKRLNHDDPNCRESDYRAYWLARNQRILDCLLAERSSIICLQEFWVGNEELVNIYEKRLGDAGYVNFQLARTNNRGDGLLTAVHKDYFRVVNYQEILFNDCGDRVAQLLHVELATPISQFRNNDIRQDILIVNTHLLFPHDSSLCIVRLHQVYRILQYVESYQKENKLNPMPIILCGDWNGSKRGHVYKFLRSQGFVSSYDTAHHYTDADAHKWVSHRNHRGNICGVDFIWLLNPNSYRKLLKTSWSEAVFGMFKYLLRKASLTEDDAFAFLKADNPGDYITYSGFCEALRQLNMTGHCHGLSLEETKDLWVQADIDGNGILDYAEFQQRIWNPTGSEQRDESGNDCDSGSKGNQEQTIGFSVKNAVLFPPEVEKGTWPEDYSLSDHARLTVVFSPIRMPCSQMIP; this is encoded by the exons ATGACTAAAATGAAGAGCAGGGTATCACGAATTGGAAGCTACGCAATTGCATCTTCCAAAAGAGACGGCCACCATCAACAGCCTTGCATTACGTGCACCACTTTCAACATCCTGGCTCCAATCTACAAGCGCCTCAACCATGAC GACCCCAATTGTCGAGAAAGTGATTACAGAGCGTATTGGCTGGCCAGGAATCAAAGGATATTGGATTGTTTGTTGGCGGAGAGATCTTCCATCATTTGTCTTCag GAGTTCTGGGTAGGAAATGAAGAGCTAGTGAATATTTATGAGAAGCGACTTGGTGATGCTGGTTATGTCAACTTTCAGCTAGCACGGACCAACAACCGTGGCGATG GTTTGCTGACTGCGGTGCATAAGGACTACTTTAGAGTTGTAAACTATCAGGAGATTCTATTCAATGATTGCGGTGATCGTGTTGCTCAGTTGTTACATGTGGAATTAGCTACCCCAATTTCACAGTTTCGAAACAATGATATTAGGCAGGATATCCTCATCGTGAACACCCACTTGTTATTTCCTCATGACTCAAGTTTGTGTATAGTTCGATTGCATCAG GTCTACAGAATCTTACAATACGTAGAGTCTTATCAAAAAGAGAACAAGCTTAATCCCATGCCCATCATACTCTGCGG TGACTGGAATGGAAGCAAACGTGGACATGTTTACAAGTTTCTTAGGTCCCAGGGATTTGTATCTTCTTATGATACTGCTCATCATTACACCGATGCAGATGCACACAAG TGGGTTAGCCACCGAAACCACAGGGGAAACATATGTGGCGTTGATTTTATATGGCTTCTCAATCCTAATAGTTACCGCAAATTACTAAAAACAAGTTGGAGTGAGGCGGTATTTGGCATGTTCAAG TATCTACTACGAAAAGCTTCCCTGACAGAAGATGATGCCTTTGCCTTTTTGAAGGCTGATAATCCTGGTGATTACATTACCTATTCAGGTTTCTGTGAAGCACTTCGACAG CTTAATATGACTGGTCATTGCCATGGACTTAGCCTTGAAGAGACCAAAGACTTGTGGGTCCAAGCAGACATAGATGGAAATGGTATTCTTGATTACGCAGAATTTCAG CAACGAATTTGGAATCCTACGGGATCAGAGCAGAGAGATGAAAGTGGTAATGACTGTGATAGTGGTTCCAAGGGAAATCAAGAACAAACAATTGGTTTCAGTGTCAAAAATGCGGTTCTCTTCCCTCCTGAAGTGGAGAAAGGAACGTGGCCTGAAGACTACTCTCTTTCCGATCATGCACGACTCACAGTGGTGTTCTCACCAATAAGAATGCCATGCTCTCAGATGATTCCCTGA